A single genomic interval of Armigeres subalbatus isolate Guangzhou_Male chromosome 1, GZ_Asu_2, whole genome shotgun sequence harbors:
- the LOC134205090 gene encoding probable N-acetylmuramidase — protein MTSAAPFAVDSMAAMNSFIQELRNLNSSASSASAMSNSSFDSGFSASFTGDSNAGSGRATAINAQPQQPQSSNVVWGNKTLWGVPPPSPSPAAIKSPAVDPSTICTNTNSNSMYANSKDSSNNSSGGSIWATALTASPSVPPTQSQSSNFSTNIWENSGTKANPEPLGSIWMIPDAGRANVWGASSQLLRPTEISSGPAATVGNGGGSRLSSLWGSTAGTGSSSTSSSGNVLKSLRLAGTVGAGGGGASASFGGLGGLITSPPVPAGNAVAAAAPATATSTMQLFSDDFLSYLNINN, from the coding sequence ATGACGTCCGCGGCGCCGTTCGCTGTGGACTCGATGGCGGCGATGAATTCGTTCATCCAGGAGCTGCGCAATCTGAACAGCTCCGCCAGCAGCGCCAGTGCGATGAGCAACAGCAGCTTCGATTCGGGCTTTTCTGCTTCGTTCACCGGGGACTCCAACGCCGGTAGTGGCCGGGCCACTGCCATCAATGCGCAACCTCAACAGCCGCAGTCATCGAACGTCGTCTGGGGCAACAAAACGCTCTGGGGCGTTCCACCACCAAGTCCATCGCCAGCAGCGATCAAGTCTCCAGCAGTAGATCCATCAACCATTTGCACTAACACTAACAGTAACAGTATGTACGCAAATAGCAAAGATTCCTCGAATAATTCTTCCGGTGGATCCATTTGGGCCACCGCGTTGACGGCCAGTCCATCTGTGCCCCCTACCCAGTCCCAATCCTCCAACTTTTCCACCaatatttgggaaaattcaggtACGAAAGCAAACCCGGAACCGCTCGGTTCGATCTGGATGATTCCGGACGCAGGGCGTGCTAACGTTTGGGGTGCCAGCTCCCAGCTGCTACGACCGACGGAGATCAGCTCCGGGCCCGCCGCAACGGTGGGCAACGGCGGTGGTAGCAGGCTGAGTTCGCTGTGGGGTTCAACCGCTGGGACAGGTTCGTCTTCGACGTCGTCCTCAGGGAACGTACTGAAGTCGCTCCGGCTGGCTGGTACGGTCGGTGCCGGGGGAGGCGGTGCGAGTGCCAGCTTCGGCGGACTCGGGGGGCTCATTACCAGTCCTCCGGTGCCAGCTGGTAACGCAGTGGCAGCAGCTGCCCCGGCAACTGCCACATCAACCATGCAGCTATTTTCGGACGACTTTCTCAGTTATCTCAATATCAACAATTAG